A stretch of Buteo buteo chromosome 9, bButBut1.hap1.1, whole genome shotgun sequence DNA encodes these proteins:
- the NKIRAS2 gene encoding NF-kappa-B inhibitor-interacting Ras-like protein 2 isoform X2, with protein MGKSCKVVVCGQASVGKTSILEQLLYGNHVVGSEMIETQEDIYVGSIETDRGVREQVPRSPSSEWSSSRRRLTSLKTRKRSPSWFWATSVTCRSSAGWTMTQPSTGPRVRR; from the exons ATGGGGAAGAGCTGCAAGGTGGTTGTGTGCGGCCAGGCCTCCGTCGGGAAAACGTCTATCCTGGAGCAGCTTCTGTACGGGAACCATGTGGTTG GATCCGAGATGATCGAGACCCAGGAGGACATTTACGTGGGCTCCATTGAGACAGACCGGGGGGTGCGCGAGCAGGTGC CAAGGAGTCCTTCAAGCGAGTGGAGCTCCTCAAGAAGGAGATTGACAAGTCTAAAGACAAGAAAGAG GTCACCATCGTGGTTTTGGGCAACAAGTGTGACCTGCAGGAGCAGCGCCGGGTGGACCATGACGCAGCCCAGCACTGGGCCAAGGGTGAGAAGGTGA
- the NKIRAS2 gene encoding NF-kappa-B inhibitor-interacting Ras-like protein 2 isoform X1: MGKSCKVVVCGQASVGKTSILEQLLYGNHVVGSEMIETQEDIYVGSIETDRGVREQVRFYDTRGLRDGLELPKHCFSCTDGYVLVYSTDSKESFKRVELLKKEIDKSKDKKEVTIVVLGNKCDLQEQRRVDHDAAQHWAKGEKVKLWEVSVADRHTLIEPFIYLASKMTQPQSKSAFPLSRKNKGSGSMDG; this comes from the exons ATGGGGAAGAGCTGCAAGGTGGTTGTGTGCGGCCAGGCCTCCGTCGGGAAAACGTCTATCCTGGAGCAGCTTCTGTACGGGAACCATGTGGTTG GATCCGAGATGATCGAGACCCAGGAGGACATTTACGTGGGCTCCATTGAGACAGACCGGGGGGTGCGCGAGCAGGTGCGCTTCTACGACACACGGGGCCTGCGGGACGGCCTGGAACTTCCCAAGCACTGCTTCTCCTGCACGGACGGCTACGTGCTGGTCTACAGCACTGACAGCAAGGAGTCCTTCAAGCGAGTGGAGCTCCTCAAGAAGGAGATTGACAAGTCTAAAGACAAGAAAGAG GTCACCATCGTGGTTTTGGGCAACAAGTGTGACCTGCAGGAGCAGCGCCGGGTGGACCATGACGCAGCCCAGCACTGGGCCAAGGGTGAGAAGGTGAAGCTGTGGGAGGTGTCTGTGGCTGACCGGCATACGCTGATCGAGCCGTTCATCTACCTGGCCAGTAAGATGACGCAGCCACAAAGCAAGTCTGCTTTTCCCTTGAGTCGCAAGAACAAGGGCAGCGGATCCATGGATGGCTGA